In Nocardioides dokdonensis FR1436, the following are encoded in one genomic region:
- a CDS encoding ArsR/SmtB family transcription factor translates to MSVHTHPVDQEAVRRAQARLPDPARTADVTSVLTLIADPTRMRLLFALDAAEELCVGDLALALEVSEDAASYGLRMLRTAGLVRRRRQGRMVFYRLAEGFPEPLRQHCLLRLGEMGAHSEEGS, encoded by the coding sequence ATGAGCGTCCACACCCATCCGGTCGACCAGGAGGCGGTGCGCCGGGCCCAGGCGCGGCTGCCCGACCCGGCACGCACCGCCGACGTGACCAGCGTGCTGACGCTGATCGCGGACCCGACCCGGATGCGGCTGCTCTTCGCCCTCGATGCCGCCGAGGAGCTGTGCGTGGGCGACCTCGCGCTGGCGCTCGAGGTCAGTGAGGACGCAGCCAGCTACGGCCTGCGGATGCTGCGCACGGCCGGTCTGGTGCGGCGTCGACGCCAGGGACGGATGGTCTTCTACCGGTTGGCGGAGGGCTTCCCGGAGCCGCTGCGCCAGCACTGCCTGCTGCGCCTGGGAGAGATGGGCGCCCACTCCGAGGAGGGCTCATGA
- a CDS encoding NADH-quinone oxidoreductase subunit A, producing the protein MLQLLTLVALVCLALLTLTALHRALVVDPAPLLVLPQASGRVPQQHALSRFHARWYAASVVFLAFDVEMLFMYPWAVVVEDLGPGAVVEMFGFLAVLLAAVAWARREGAFRWA; encoded by the coding sequence GTGCTGCAGCTGCTGACGCTCGTCGCGCTCGTCTGCCTCGCGCTGCTCACCCTGACCGCGCTGCACCGCGCCCTCGTCGTGGACCCCGCGCCGCTGCTCGTGCTGCCGCAGGCCTCGGGCCGGGTGCCGCAGCAGCACGCGCTCTCCCGCTTCCACGCGCGCTGGTACGCCGCCAGCGTCGTCTTCCTCGCCTTCGACGTCGAGATGCTCTTCATGTACCCCTGGGCCGTCGTGGTCGAGGACCTGGGCCCCGGCGCGGTCGTCGAGATGTTCGGCTTCCTCGCGGTCCTGCTGGCCGCCGTCGCCTGGGCCCGCCGGGAGGGGGCCTTCCGATGGGCCTGA